From one Cyprinus carpio isolate SPL01 chromosome B3, ASM1834038v1, whole genome shotgun sequence genomic stretch:
- the LOC109108330 gene encoding cdc42 effector protein 1-like has protein sequence MSLGKLPAIKGLVSTSHGKRRFKSDLSVDMISPPLGDFRHTMHVGRGGDVFGDTSFLSNYGGSGNSDGLRYPDSPAGSKPARFLSRTLQHVRKTPLPRLRGGSRDFSSPPPPISPIIKNAISLPQLNMSNDGLMRALLPTSTSSPDKLFCSYGLHSGFLTLPRLSQLDQSFAETSELLSEDSRRSSLLENSEVSMTRSDSLLSFTVDLGPSLMSEVLELIDSSCCLIKRHQDQEIEEEEQQSSVFETDHKCQTTDASVRCPIGSDITIEPRRFQQAASMLARHFGGERPEEERQRPSSFRHQDTIQLH, from the exons ATGAGTCTGGGAAAGTTGCCGGCGATCAAAGGCCTGGTATCCACGTCTCATGGCAAACGGCGGTTTAAGAGTGACCTGTCGGTGGACATGATCAGTCCGCCACTCGGTGACTTCCGCCACACGATGCACGTAGGCCGCGGTGGGGACGTCTTCGGTGACACTTCGTTTCTGAGCAACTACGGTGGATCAGGTAACAGCGATGGCCTACGGTACCCAGATTCACCCGCTGGCTCCAAACCGGCACGTTTTTTGTCAAGAACGTTACAGCACGTACGAAAGACTCCTCTGCCCCGGTTGAGAGGAGGGTCACGTGACTTCTCGTCCCCTCCGCCGCCCATCTCGCCCATCATTAAAAACGCCATCTCTCTGCCTCAGCTCAACATGAGCAACGACGGCCTGATGAGGGCGCTGCTTCCCACCTCCACCAGCTCACCGGACAAGCTGTTCTGCTCCTACg GTCTTCATTCTGGTTTCCTTACACTGCCTCGTTTGTCCCAACTTGACCAAAGCTTTGCAGAAACGTCTGAATTGCTCAGTGAAGACAGTCGACGGAGTTCCTTACTGGAGAACAGCGAGGTTTCAATGACGCGATCTGATTCGCTCTTGTCCTTCACGGTGGACCTTGGCCCCTCCCTCATGAGTGAGGTTCTGGAGTTGATTGACAGCTCCTGCTGCCTTATTAAGAGACATCAAGATCAAGAGATTGAGGAAGAAGAACAGCAAAGCTCTGTGTTTGAGACGGATCATAAATGTCAGACAACCGATGCTTCAGTCAGGTGCCCGATTGGATCAGACATCACTATCGAGCCCAGGAGGTTCCAGCAGGCTGCTAGCATGCTAGCACGTCACTTTGGAGGAGAAAGACCTGAAGAGGAGCGTCAGAGACCTTCATCTTTTAGACACCAGGACACCATACAGCTTCACTGA